In Syntrophales bacterium, the following proteins share a genomic window:
- the purB gene encoding adenylosuccinate lyase, producing MITRYSREEMASIWSQENRFQKWLDIEILACEALALKGEIPEKSLKNIKEKAGFDIGRIDEIEKTTRHDVVAFLTCVSERVGEDSRYIHMGLTSSDILDTSLAVLLKEASEILIKGIDELLTVLKKKAFKHKDTLMIGRSHGIHAEPITFGLKMALWYQEMERNRERMMRARDVISYGKISGAVGTFPFVDPSVEEYICLNLGLRPAPISTQIVQRDRHAEYFSTLAIIASSIDKFAQEIRLLQRTEVREAEEFFSPGQKGSSAMPHKRNPVLSENLSGLARLVRSYAAASLDNVALWHERDISHSSVERVIAPDATILLDFMLNRFSGLLDKLLIYPERMVSNLNMTRGLIFSQMVLLKLIEKEISREDAYAIVQRNAMKSWEEALEFKQLLIKDREVMSCLSTEEIESVFSMDNFLKHVNYIFSRVFGDEK from the coding sequence GGTTTCAAAAGTGGCTTGATATAGAGATTTTGGCATGCGAAGCCCTTGCCTTAAAAGGTGAAATACCGGAAAAGTCTTTGAAGAATATCAAAGAAAAAGCCGGCTTTGACATAGGGCGGATTGATGAAATAGAAAAGACAACCAGGCATGATGTGGTAGCTTTCCTGACCTGTGTTTCCGAAAGGGTAGGGGAGGATTCCCGTTATATACATATGGGGTTGACTTCTTCGGATATCCTCGATACATCTCTTGCCGTTTTATTGAAAGAGGCATCTGAAATCCTCATCAAGGGCATTGATGAGCTGTTGACCGTTCTGAAAAAGAAAGCTTTCAAACATAAAGATACCCTGATGATAGGCAGATCTCACGGGATACATGCAGAGCCGATCACCTTTGGTTTAAAGATGGCCCTCTGGTATCAGGAGATGGAGCGTAACAGGGAAAGAATGATGAGAGCAAGGGATGTCATAAGCTATGGGAAAATATCAGGGGCCGTTGGTACTTTCCCCTTTGTTGATCCATCCGTTGAAGAATACATTTGTCTTAACCTTGGGCTCAGACCTGCTCCTATTTCAACACAGATTGTTCAGAGGGACAGGCATGCCGAATATTTTTCGACTCTGGCGATCATTGCATCTTCCATTGATAAGTTTGCCCAGGAGATAAGACTGCTTCAGAGAACCGAGGTACGTGAGGCGGAGGAATTTTTTTCACCGGGGCAGAAGGGTTCGTCAGCAATGCCCCACAAGCGGAATCCTGTCCTCTCAGAAAATCTTTCCGGTCTTGCCCGTCTGGTGAGGTCCTATGCTGCCGCATCTCTTGATAATGTTGCCCTCTGGCATGAACGGGACATCAGCCACTCTTCGGTTGAGAGGGTCATCGCTCCTGATGCAACGATACTTCTCGACTTTATGTTGAATCGATTCTCGGGGCTTCTGGATAAACTGCTTATTTATCCGGAAAGAATGGTTTCAAATCTCAATATGACCAGAGGGTTGATTTTTTCCCAGATGGTTCTTTTGAAACTAATTGAGAAGGAAATTTCACGGGAGGATGCTTACGCTATTGTGCAGAGAAATGCGATGAAGTCATGGGAAGAGGCACTTGAGTTTAAGCAGTTGTTGATAAAAGACAGGGAAGTTATGTCATGTTTGAGCACTGAAGAGATTGAAAGCGTCTTTAGTATGGATAATTTTTTAAAACATGTGAACTACATCTTTTCAAGGGTATTTGGAGATGAAAAATGA